In a single window of the Thermofilum uzonense genome:
- a CDS encoding energy-coupling factor ABC transporter permease: MHIPDGYLDPLTCAVTYLISLAVGFYAFKKAKHAPEETKALLPVLAAAIFVAQMLNWPIPGGTSLHLVGGALASILVGPWLAYLAMALVLLTQALIFHDGGITTLGANILNMGVVAVFTGYFVYRLAPEKYKVIASFLAGWLSITLAGIVCGVELGLSSSFLYGLGITVPVMGGWHAVLGVVEGAITAGVYAYLKARHPTLIKG; this comes from the coding sequence ATGCACATCCCCGACGGATACCTTGACCCCTTAACGTGCGCGGTCACCTATCTTATTTCTCTGGCCGTAGGCTTCTATGCGTTTAAAAAGGCCAAGCATGCTCCCGAGGAGACTAAAGCCCTACTACCTGTTCTTGCTGCAGCGATCTTCGTCGCCCAGATGCTGAACTGGCCTATACCTGGAGGCACATCATTGCATCTTGTAGGCGGGGCTCTTGCCTCAATCCTCGTGGGGCCCTGGCTAGCTTACCTCGCAATGGCTCTTGTACTGTTGACACAGGCGCTAATATTCCACGATGGGGGTATCACAACCCTCGGAGCAAACATTCTCAACATGGGGGTGGTAGCCGTGTTCACAGGTTATTTTGTCTACAGGCTTGCCCCGGAGAAATATAAGGTCATAGCGAGCTTTCTGGCGGGCTGGCTTAGCATAACTTTAGCAGGAATTGTATGCGGGGTCGAGCTGGGGTTATCCTCGAGCTTTCTTTATGGGCTAGGAATCACTGTTCCAGTGATGGGTGGATGGCACGCTGTTCTAGGTGTTGTTGAGGGGGCTATAACCGCTGGTGTATACGCCTATCTAAAAGCCAGGCATCCCACCCTTATCAAGGGGTGA
- a CDS encoding PDGLE domain-containing protein has translation MREYFIKYKKAFTLIGLLLVISPIFGVYLASLIGYHEPLDIAASMLGLNETTEEINWTPLLDYTVPGLPDWLGYIVSGVIGVLVVLVLAFVFLKLTRL, from the coding sequence ATGAGAGAGTATTTCATAAAATATAAGAAGGCTTTTACCCTTATCGGCCTGCTACTCGTCATTAGTCCAATTTTCGGAGTGTATTTGGCAAGCCTAATCGGGTATCACGAGCCCCTCGACATCGCCGCTAGTATGCTTGGCCTGAACGAGACTACAGAGGAGATAAACTGGACACCCTTGCTCGACTACACCGTGCCCGGTCTCCCTGACTGGCTAGGATATATCGTTTCCGGTGTCATAGGCGTGCTTGTCGTTCTTGTCTTAGCATTTGTTTTCCTTAAGCTGACGAGGTTGTAG